A genomic segment from Janibacter sp. DB-40 encodes:
- a CDS encoding MauE/DoxX family redox-associated membrane protein has translation MTRAHVLDLVGLVVRLLLGGVLLVAGALKVGNPLGSARAVQGYDVMPFEVAEYIGYALPWVEVVIGLLLVLGLFTRTSALLGALLMAAFVIGITQAWVRGLTIDCGCFGGGGQVDASETKYGQEIARDLGLALCGVWLLVRARTAYSLDRFLFGDAKERT, from the coding sequence ATGACCCGAGCGCACGTCCTGGACCTCGTGGGGCTGGTGGTCCGACTCCTCCTCGGCGGCGTCCTCCTCGTCGCCGGTGCACTGAAGGTCGGCAACCCCCTCGGGTCCGCCCGCGCGGTGCAGGGATACGACGTCATGCCGTTCGAGGTGGCCGAGTACATCGGGTACGCGCTGCCCTGGGTCGAGGTCGTCATCGGGCTGCTCCTCGTCCTCGGCCTCTTCACCCGGACCAGTGCCCTCCTGGGGGCGCTGCTCATGGCGGCCTTCGTCATCGGCATCACCCAGGCCTGGGTCCGTGGCCTGACCATCGACTGCGGTTGCTTTGGCGGCGGTGGCCAGGTGGACGCCAGCGAGACGAAGTACGGGCAGGAGATCGCCCGCGACCTCGGTCTCGCCCTCTGCGGTGTGTGGCTGCTCGTCCGAGCCCGCACCGCCTACAGTCTCGACCGATTCCTCTTCGGGGACGCGAAGGAGCGCACGTGA
- the trpA gene encoding tryptophan synthase subunit alpha: MSAPAGLADVFTRCREEGRAALIGYLPVGYPSVEGSIDAVRTLAEAGADIIEVGMPYSDPVMDGPVIQRAATEALAKGVHVDDVFRAVSAAREAGAVPVVMSYWNLVLRRGVDRYAADLAAAGGAGIITPDLIPEEAGEWRAASERHGLDRIFLVAPSSTTERIAVVTEATSGFVYTASTMGVTGARGSVGGTAAELVARVRSTTDLPLCVGLGVSTGAQAAEVAAFADGVIVGSALVSTMLDREPEEGLAALRDLTRELAEGVRGRV; this comes from the coding sequence ATGAGCGCGCCCGCAGGTCTGGCCGACGTCTTCACCCGGTGCCGGGAGGAGGGCCGAGCCGCCCTCATCGGCTATCTGCCGGTGGGCTACCCGAGCGTCGAGGGGTCGATCGACGCGGTGCGCACCCTGGCCGAGGCCGGCGCCGACATCATCGAGGTCGGCATGCCCTACAGCGACCCCGTCATGGACGGTCCCGTCATCCAGCGTGCCGCCACCGAGGCCCTGGCGAAGGGGGTCCACGTCGACGACGTCTTCCGGGCCGTCTCGGCGGCCCGGGAGGCCGGAGCCGTGCCGGTGGTCATGTCCTACTGGAACCTCGTGCTGCGTCGGGGGGTCGACCGCTATGCCGCCGACCTCGCGGCCGCCGGGGGTGCGGGCATCATCACCCCGGACCTCATCCCGGAGGAGGCGGGGGAGTGGCGCGCGGCCAGCGAGCGGCACGGGCTCGACCGCATCTTCCTCGTCGCACCGAGCTCGACCACCGAGCGCATCGCCGTGGTCACCGAGGCCACGAGCGGGTTCGTCTACACCGCCTCCACGATGGGCGTCACCGGCGCCCGGGGCAGCGTCGGGGGGACGGCGGCCGAGCTCGTCGCGCGCGTGCGCTCGACCACGGACCTGCCGCTGTGCGTCGGCCTCGGGGTCAGCACCGGCGCCCAGGCCGCGGAGGTGGCCGCCTTCGCCGACGGGGTCATCGTCGGGTCCGCCCTCGTGAGCACCATGCTCGACCGCGAGCCCGAGGAGGGGCTGGCCGCTCTGCGCGACCTCACCCGAGAGCTGGCGGAAGGCGTGCGGGGACGGGTATGA
- the trpB gene encoding tryptophan synthase subunit beta, with amino-acid sequence MTDEQQPTTDGPGPSAQEVPGRFGAFGGRYVPEALIPALEELDEARRKAMVDPDFVDELARLHRTYTGRPSIITEVPRFAEHAGGARVILKREDLNHTGSHKINNVLGQALLTRRMGKRRVIAETGAGQHGVATATAAALMGLECTVYMGRVDTERQALNVARMRVLGATVVPVEHGRATLKDAINEAMRDWVTNVEHTHYVLGTVTGPHPFPEMVRDFHKIIGEEAREQVLELAGRLPDAVIACVGGGSNAMGIFHRFVSDEAVRLIGVEAGGEGIESRRHAARFATAEPGVLHGAMSYLMQDEEGQTLETHSVSAGLDYPSVGPEHSYLRDSGRAEYRHATDEQVMHAFELLCRTEGIIPALESAHALSATLEVGRELGPDALLLVNLSGRGDKDMHTVAEWFGLVDGDAGGEA; translated from the coding sequence ATGACCGACGAGCAGCAGCCCACCACCGACGGCCCGGGGCCGAGCGCGCAGGAGGTGCCGGGGCGCTTCGGTGCCTTCGGGGGCCGCTACGTGCCGGAGGCACTCATCCCGGCACTCGAGGAGCTGGACGAGGCGCGCCGGAAGGCCATGGTCGATCCCGACTTCGTCGACGAGCTCGCCCGGCTGCACCGCACGTACACCGGCCGACCGAGCATCATCACCGAGGTGCCCCGGTTCGCGGAGCACGCCGGGGGTGCACGGGTCATCCTCAAGCGCGAGGACCTCAACCACACCGGCAGCCACAAGATCAACAACGTCCTCGGCCAGGCCCTGCTGACCAGGCGCATGGGCAAGCGGCGGGTCATCGCCGAGACGGGTGCCGGTCAGCACGGTGTCGCGACCGCGACGGCCGCGGCGCTGATGGGTCTGGAGTGCACGGTCTACATGGGTCGTGTCGACACCGAGCGCCAGGCGCTCAACGTCGCCCGCATGCGTGTCCTCGGGGCCACCGTCGTGCCGGTCGAGCACGGCAGGGCGACGCTCAAGGACGCGATCAACGAGGCCATGCGCGACTGGGTGACCAATGTCGAGCACACCCACTACGTCTTGGGTACGGTCACCGGGCCCCACCCCTTCCCGGAGATGGTCCGTGACTTCCACAAGATCATCGGCGAGGAGGCCCGTGAGCAGGTCCTCGAGCTGGCCGGGCGTCTCCCGGACGCCGTCATCGCGTGCGTCGGCGGTGGGTCCAACGCCATGGGCATCTTCCACCGCTTCGTCAGCGACGAGGCGGTGCGCCTCATCGGGGTCGAGGCCGGCGGCGAGGGCATCGAGTCCCGCCGGCACGCTGCGCGCTTCGCGACCGCCGAGCCCGGCGTGCTCCACGGGGCGATGAGCTACCTCATGCAGGACGAGGAGGGGCAGACCCTGGAGACGCACTCGGTCTCCGCCGGTCTGGACTACCCCAGCGTCGGTCCGGAGCACTCCTACCTGCGCGACTCCGGCCGGGCGGAGTACCGCCATGCCACGGACGAGCAGGTGATGCACGCCTTCGAGCTGCTCTGTCGCACCGAGGGCATCATCCCGGCGCTCGAGTCGGCGCACGCCCTGTCGGCGACGCTGGAGGTCGGCCGCGAGCTCGGTCCCGACGCCCTGCTGCTCGTCAACCTCTCCGGCCGTGGGGACAAGGACATGCACACCGTCGCCGAGTGGTTCGGTCTCGTCGACGGCGACGCAGGAGGGGAGGCATGA
- the trpC gene encoding indole-3-glycerol phosphate synthase TrpC, giving the protein MPTVLDQIIDGVREDLAGREARVPLEQLRRQCDGMPAPRDAAALLRRPGLCVIAEVKRKSPSKGDLSQITDPAALARAYTEGGAAAISVLTEERRFSGSLDDLTAVREAVDVPVLRKDFMVGEYQIWEARARGADIVLLIVAALDDEQLASLMALAGRLGMTCLVEVHDEAEATRAVDLGATVIGINNRNLKTLEVDTDTFARLAPLVPESCVRVAESGVQGPEEARLFARAGADAILVGEALVIGGDPAAGVRAMIDAGATR; this is encoded by the coding sequence ATGCCCACTGTCCTCGACCAGATCATCGACGGTGTCCGTGAGGACCTGGCCGGGCGCGAGGCCCGAGTCCCTCTCGAGCAGCTCCGGCGACAGTGCGACGGCATGCCGGCGCCACGTGACGCGGCAGCCCTGCTGCGTCGCCCGGGGCTGTGCGTGATCGCCGAGGTGAAGCGCAAGAGCCCGAGCAAGGGCGACCTGTCGCAGATCACCGACCCGGCAGCCCTCGCGCGTGCCTACACCGAGGGCGGTGCCGCCGCCATCTCCGTGCTCACCGAGGAGCGTCGTTTCTCCGGCTCCCTCGACGACCTCACCGCTGTCCGCGAGGCGGTCGACGTACCCGTGCTGCGCAAGGACTTCATGGTCGGCGAGTACCAGATCTGGGAGGCCCGGGCCCGGGGCGCCGACATCGTCCTGCTCATCGTCGCGGCCCTGGACGACGAGCAGCTGGCCTCGTTGATGGCCCTGGCCGGGCGGCTCGGCATGACCTGCCTGGTCGAGGTCCACGACGAGGCGGAGGCGACTCGGGCGGTCGACCTCGGGGCCACCGTGATCGGGATCAACAACCGCAACCTCAAGACCCTCGAGGTCGACACCGACACCTTCGCCCGACTGGCGCCGCTCGTCCCCGAGTCGTGCGTGCGCGTCGCCGAGTCCGGAGTGCAGGGCCCCGAGGAGGCGCGGCTCTTCGCTCGCGCCGGAGCCGATGCCATCCTCGTCGGCGAGGCACTCGTCATCGGGGGAGACCCGGCGGCCGGGGTGCGCGCCATGATCGATGCGGGAGCGACGCGATGA
- a CDS encoding Trp biosynthesis-associated membrane protein produces the protein MSTLTRKPVVVLLAIAAGIIMLAAGRAVWITGTVDGIAGPAQATAVGTAAAPGLAGLALVAMAAAVAAATSGRIARWVSVLAMVGVGAGVIALSVRAVLSAPDVLGTVAAEGSGTTGTLEATGSANAWPWVAVAGAVLLLVAAGGTVAGGRRWGALGGRYERSTGDGATEVGGARGERVDSDWDRVTRGDDPSVD, from the coding sequence ATGAGCACGCTGACGCGCAAGCCGGTCGTGGTGCTGCTCGCGATCGCCGCCGGGATCATCATGCTGGCGGCCGGGCGGGCCGTCTGGATCACCGGGACCGTCGACGGCATCGCCGGCCCCGCGCAGGCCACGGCGGTCGGGACCGCCGCCGCTCCGGGGCTGGCCGGGCTGGCGCTGGTCGCGATGGCGGCTGCCGTCGCCGCGGCGACCTCCGGTCGGATCGCCCGGTGGGTCAGCGTCCTCGCCATGGTCGGGGTCGGGGCCGGGGTCATCGCCCTGTCGGTGCGTGCCGTGCTCAGCGCGCCCGACGTGCTCGGGACCGTCGCGGCCGAGGGCTCGGGCACCACGGGCACCCTCGAGGCGACCGGGTCGGCCAACGCCTGGCCGTGGGTCGCCGTCGCCGGCGCGGTGCTGCTCCTCGTCGCGGCGGGCGGCACCGTCGCCGGCGGTCGCCGGTGGGGCGCACTCGGCGGGCGGTACGAGCGCTCGACCGGTGACGGCGCCACGGAGGTCGGCGGCGCACGCGGCGAGCGCGTCGACTCCGACTGGGACCGGGTCACGCGCGGGGACGACCCGAGCGTCGACTAG
- a CDS encoding anthranilate synthase component I: MSAPRTEIPDLAPGRTWPDLDAFTVLARDRRVVPVVRRLIADGETPVGVYRKLGGGAPGTFLLESAEHGGVWSRWSIVGAQSRATLTEQDGRAHWIGEPPVGVPTDGDPTAALRATLEALSTEPVDGLPPFTSGMVGAVSYDAVRRWEKVPSKLPDVLGVPELGLVLATDVAVLDHSDGSLLLVANAINYDDTDERVEEAWQDAVARIDAMAERLAEPAESTVATVDHEVAARARTEVESDVSVERFEEIVEEAKEDIRAGEVFQVVLSQRFSTPCPVDGLEVYRALRRSNPSPYMYFVRLPHPDGSTYDVVGSSPEALVKVTGRRAITHPIAGTRPRGKTPEQDLQLEEDLIGDPKERSEHVMLVDLGRNDLQKVCAAGTVDCVEFMNLRRYSHVIHLESTLVGEMAKGVGAFDVLVATFPAGTLSGAPKPRALQLIEKYERSRRGVYGGVVGYLDFHGDMDMAIAIRTALVKDGVAHVQAGAGIVADSVPALEQEETVHKAGSALAAVAGARAMRPVRRSTR, translated from the coding sequence GTGAGCGCGCCCCGCACCGAGATCCCCGACCTCGCCCCGGGCCGGACCTGGCCCGACCTCGACGCCTTCACCGTCCTCGCCCGTGACCGACGGGTGGTGCCGGTCGTGCGCCGCCTCATCGCCGACGGCGAGACACCGGTCGGCGTCTACCGCAAGCTCGGTGGCGGCGCGCCGGGGACCTTCCTGCTCGAGTCGGCCGAGCACGGTGGGGTGTGGTCCCGCTGGTCGATCGTCGGTGCGCAGAGCCGCGCGACGCTCACCGAGCAGGACGGTCGGGCCCACTGGATCGGTGAGCCGCCCGTCGGGGTCCCGACCGACGGGGACCCGACCGCTGCCCTCCGCGCCACCCTCGAGGCCCTCTCCACCGAGCCCGTCGACGGCCTGCCCCCCTTCACCAGCGGGATGGTCGGCGCGGTCTCCTACGACGCGGTCCGCCGGTGGGAGAAGGTCCCCAGCAAGCTGCCCGACGTCCTCGGGGTCCCGGAGCTCGGTCTGGTGCTGGCCACGGACGTGGCCGTGCTCGACCACAGCGACGGCTCGCTGCTGCTCGTGGCCAACGCGATCAACTACGACGACACCGACGAGCGCGTCGAGGAGGCCTGGCAGGACGCTGTCGCCCGCATCGACGCGATGGCCGAGCGCCTCGCGGAGCCGGCGGAGAGCACCGTCGCGACGGTCGACCACGAGGTGGCGGCGCGTGCCCGCACCGAGGTCGAGAGCGATGTCAGCGTCGAGCGCTTCGAGGAGATCGTCGAGGAGGCCAAGGAGGACATCCGGGCCGGTGAGGTCTTCCAGGTGGTCCTCTCGCAGCGCTTCTCCACCCCGTGCCCCGTCGACGGGCTCGAGGTCTACCGGGCGCTGCGGCGCTCCAACCCGAGCCCGTACATGTACTTCGTGCGGCTGCCGCACCCGGACGGGTCCACCTATGACGTCGTCGGCTCATCGCCGGAGGCGCTGGTGAAGGTGACCGGACGACGGGCGATCACCCATCCGATCGCCGGGACCCGCCCCCGTGGGAAGACCCCCGAGCAGGACCTCCAGCTCGAGGAGGACCTCATCGGCGACCCCAAGGAGCGCTCCGAGCACGTCATGCTCGTCGACCTGGGTCGCAACGACCTGCAGAAGGTGTGCGCCGCGGGCACCGTCGACTGCGTCGAGTTCATGAACCTGCGCCGCTACAGCCACGTGATCCACCTCGAGTCCACCCTCGTCGGCGAGATGGCGAAGGGGGTGGGGGCCTTCGACGTCCTCGTCGCCACCTTCCCCGCCGGGACCCTGTCCGGGGCGCCGAAGCCCCGGGCGCTCCAGCTGATCGAGAAGTACGAGCGCAGTCGACGGGGCGTCTACGGCGGAGTCGTCGGCTACCTCGACTTCCACGGTGACATGGACATGGCGATCGCCATCCGCACCGCCCTGGTCAAGGACGGCGTCGCGCACGTGCAGGCCGGTGCCGGGATCGTCGCGGACTCCGTCCCGGCGCTGGAGCAGGAGGAGACGGTGCACAAGGCCGGCTCGGCCCTGGCGGCGGTCGCCGGTGCCCGTGCGATGCGTCCGGTCCGCAGGTCGACCCGATGA
- the hisI gene encoding phosphoribosyl-AMP cyclohydrolase, whose protein sequence is MSTPPSPLPAEVAARLARDPAGLVAAIIQQHDTGEVLMLGWMDDEALHRTLTSGRVTFWSRSRREYWRKGDTSGHTQHVRSVALDCDGDALLVRVDQVGAACHTGRRTCFDAGDLGAVPGEQP, encoded by the coding sequence GTGTCCACCCCTCCCTCGCCCCTGCCCGCAGAGGTCGCGGCGCGCCTGGCCCGTGACCCCGCCGGACTCGTCGCGGCCATCATCCAGCAGCACGACACCGGAGAGGTGCTGATGCTCGGATGGATGGACGACGAGGCGCTGCACCGCACCCTGACGTCCGGCCGGGTGACCTTCTGGTCCCGCAGCCGCCGGGAGTACTGGCGCAAGGGCGACACCTCGGGCCACACCCAGCACGTCCGGTCGGTCGCCCTCGACTGCGACGGTGACGCTCTCCTCGTCCGCGTCGACCAGGTCGGCGCTGCCTGTCACACGGGCCGGCGCACCTGCTTCGACGCCGGCGACCTCGGGGCGGTCCCGGGGGAGCAGCCGTGA
- a CDS encoding TIGR03085 family metal-binding protein: MIRHASIERAALCDTFLEVGPDAPTLCGDWTSGDLLAHLLVREGRPDASAGIYVPALAGRAEKAMAGLRTRHDHRTLVERLRQGPPAWHPTRIGAVDEKVNLVEFFVHHEDVLRAGLGAPRRSLTAEHVAALGHQLAVIGTMLFRRTPGVRVELVTARRRTRIGSGDGPVVQIHGRPGEILLFGFGRRDVAEVELIGPPEAVETVRTTDYGL; the protein is encoded by the coding sequence ATGATCCGCCATGCCAGCATCGAGCGAGCCGCCCTGTGCGACACCTTCCTCGAGGTCGGGCCCGATGCGCCCACACTCTGCGGTGACTGGACCAGCGGAGACCTGCTCGCCCACCTCCTCGTGCGTGAGGGCCGCCCCGACGCCTCCGCGGGCATCTACGTCCCCGCCCTGGCGGGGCGGGCCGAGAAGGCGATGGCCGGCCTGCGGACCCGGCACGACCACCGGACTCTCGTCGAGCGACTGCGCCAGGGCCCGCCGGCCTGGCACCCGACGCGGATCGGCGCGGTGGACGAGAAGGTCAACCTCGTGGAGTTCTTCGTCCACCACGAGGACGTCCTGCGGGCGGGCCTGGGCGCCCCCCGGCGCTCGTTGACCGCGGAGCACGTCGCGGCCCTCGGCCACCAGCTCGCGGTCATCGGCACGATGCTCTTCCGCCGCACGCCCGGGGTCCGGGTCGAGCTCGTCACCGCCAGGCGCCGCACGCGGATCGGCTCCGGTGACGGGCCGGTGGTCCAGATCCACGGGCGTCCGGGCGAGATCCTGCTGTTCGGCTTCGGCCGGCGCGACGTCGCCGAGGTCGAGCTGATCGGCCCGCCGGAGGCCGTCGAGACGGTCCGGACGACCGACTACGGCCTCTAG
- the hisF gene encoding imidazole glycerol phosphate synthase subunit HisF, giving the protein MSLAVRVIPCLDVDAGRVVKGVNFENLRDAGDPVELARRYGREGADELTFLDVTASSGDRSTTYDVVTRTAEEVFIPLTVGGGVRTVEDVDRLLRCGADKVGVNTAAIARPELISEVADRFGAQVLVLSADVRRRRVADGSLGEGFEVTTHGGRRGTGIDAVEWCARAAGLGAGEILLNSMDADGTKAGFDLELIAAVRPEVSVPVVASGGAGAAEHFPPAVDAGADAVLAASIFHFGEVTIGAVKDALAAAGHPVRRGAAGDGEGGS; this is encoded by the coding sequence GTGTCCCTCGCCGTACGTGTCATCCCCTGCCTCGACGTCGACGCCGGACGGGTCGTCAAGGGCGTCAACTTCGAGAACCTCCGCGACGCCGGTGACCCGGTCGAGCTCGCCCGTCGGTACGGACGGGAGGGTGCGGACGAGCTGACCTTCCTCGACGTCACCGCCAGCAGCGGCGACCGGTCGACCACCTATGACGTCGTCACCCGCACCGCCGAGGAGGTCTTCATCCCGTTGACCGTCGGCGGCGGTGTGCGCACCGTCGAGGACGTGGACCGCCTCCTGCGCTGCGGCGCGGACAAGGTGGGCGTCAACACCGCTGCGATCGCCCGCCCCGAGCTGATCAGCGAGGTCGCCGACCGGTTCGGCGCCCAGGTGCTGGTCCTCTCCGCCGACGTGCGTCGCCGCCGTGTCGCGGACGGCTCCCTCGGGGAGGGGTTCGAGGTGACGACCCACGGTGGTCGCCGCGGCACGGGGATCGATGCGGTCGAGTGGTGTGCCCGGGCCGCCGGGCTCGGGGCCGGCGAGATCCTCCTGAACTCGATGGACGCGGACGGCACGAAGGCCGGCTTCGACCTCGAGCTGATCGCCGCGGTCCGACCCGAAGTGAGCGTCCCGGTGGTCGCCAGTGGGGGAGCCGGGGCCGCGGAGCACTTCCCGCCGGCGGTGGACGCCGGAGCCGATGCCGTGCTCGCGGCGAGCATCTTCCACTTCGGCGAGGTGACGATCGGGGCCGTCAAGGACGCCCTGGCCGCCGCCGGCCACCCCGTGCGGCGCGGTGCCGCCGGTGACGGCGAGGGCGGCTCCTAG